A stretch of Candidatus Sphingomonas phytovorans DNA encodes these proteins:
- a CDS encoding CarD family transcriptional regulator, with the protein MAAKALSFDVGDYVVYPKHGVGRVIELQRQEIAGMQLELYVLRFEKERMTLRVPTNKAESVGMRKLSSDKTLREALDTLTGKPRVKRTMWSRRAQEYEAKINSGDLVSIAEVVRDLFRADDQPEQSYSERQIFEAATSRLARELAAMEQVDEPTAQEKILEILRKAAAIHNKDKTPA; encoded by the coding sequence ATGGCTGCCAAGGCGCTGTCCTTCGACGTCGGCGATTATGTCGTTTACCCCAAGCACGGCGTTGGCCGTGTCATCGAGCTGCAGCGGCAGGAAATCGCCGGCATGCAACTCGAACTCTATGTTCTCCGCTTCGAGAAGGAGCGCATGACGCTCCGCGTACCGACCAACAAGGCCGAGAGCGTCGGCATGCGCAAGCTGTCATCCGACAAGACGCTGCGCGAGGCGCTCGACACGCTGACCGGCAAGCCGCGCGTGAAGCGCACCATGTGGTCGCGCCGCGCCCAGGAATATGAAGCGAAGATCAATTCGGGCGACCTGGTGTCGATCGCCGAAGTGGTCCGCGACCTGTTCCGCGCCGACGACCAGCCCGAGCAGAGCTATTCGGAGCGCCAGATCTTCGAAGCGGCAACCAGCCGCCTCGCGCGCGAACTCGCCGCGATGGAGCAGGTCGACGAACCGACGGCTCAGGAAAAGATCCTGGAGATCCTGCGCAAGGCCGCGGCGATCCACAACAAGGACAAGACGCCCGCCTGA
- a CDS encoding DUF2807 domain-containing protein, with amino-acid sequence MRLIALIAALPLTAIPLAACSFTSGGNDSKPGVTGSGSGTTRSYSVANFTGVALRGSDDVDVRVGTGFSVRAEGPSEELDRLKIEKVGDTLRIGRINRDGFNWGGSHKGVKVFVTMPRIAEASIAGSGNLAVDRVEGQSFSGSSAGSGNLDVAAVNVETGKFSIAGSGSMKLKGNARKLTIDVTGSGDVDAPGLTAQGAEVSVAGSGSVRAAVKGGAAVSVVGSGDVDLGPGARCATSKKGSGEVKCGS; translated from the coding sequence ATGCGTCTCATTGCCCTGATCGCGGCCCTGCCGCTGACCGCCATTCCACTGGCGGCCTGCTCGTTCACATCGGGCGGCAATGATTCCAAGCCCGGCGTCACCGGATCGGGCAGCGGCACCACGCGCAGTTATTCAGTGGCCAATTTCACCGGAGTCGCACTACGCGGATCCGACGATGTCGACGTGCGCGTCGGCACCGGTTTCTCCGTGCGCGCCGAAGGGCCTTCGGAGGAACTCGATCGACTCAAGATCGAAAAAGTCGGCGACACGCTTCGGATCGGCCGGATCAACCGCGACGGCTTCAATTGGGGCGGCAGCCACAAGGGCGTGAAGGTCTTCGTGACCATGCCACGCATCGCCGAAGCGAGCATTGCCGGTTCCGGCAACCTGGCGGTCGACCGGGTCGAGGGCCAGAGCTTCAGCGGCTCAAGCGCCGGATCGGGCAATCTCGATGTAGCAGCGGTCAACGTCGAGACCGGCAAATTCTCGATCGCCGGATCGGGCAGCATGAAGCTGAAAGGCAACGCCAGGAAGCTGACGATCGACGTCACCGGATCGGGCGATGTCGACGCGCCGGGACTGACCGCCCAGGGCGCCGAGGTATCGGTCGCCGGATCAGGCAGCGTGCGCGCCGCCGTGAAGGGCGGCGCGGCGGTATCGGTCGTTGGGTCGGGCGATGTCGATCTTGGGCCGGGAGCCCGCTGCGCAACCTCCAAGAAGGGGTCCGGCGAGGTGAAATGCGGTAGCTGA
- a CDS encoding DUF2807 domain-containing protein produces the protein MIRHLSALALLLLPMSAGAANRVYAIGSFDRVRVDGPFEVKLMTGKSPGARADGDTRAVDTLDVRVEGTTLIVRASANGWGEQSGGRSVSAPVISISTLAIRSATLIGGGRLSVAGAVKGQRIDLQVTGSGTLDAAALDADQLNATLVGSGGIKLGGRAAKVRLMTNGTGGIDAVPLRADDLILLLDGPGEIRATARFTANVTSTGLGSVTVYGKPACTVKAIAGGPVSCGKQAAP, from the coding sequence ATGATCCGTCATCTGTCCGCGCTGGCCCTGCTGCTTCTGCCGATGTCGGCGGGCGCGGCAAACCGAGTCTATGCGATCGGCAGCTTCGACCGAGTCCGCGTTGACGGGCCGTTCGAGGTCAAGCTTATGACGGGCAAGTCGCCGGGTGCGCGCGCCGATGGTGACACCCGGGCGGTCGATACGCTCGATGTCCGCGTCGAAGGGACAACCCTGATCGTCCGGGCCAGCGCGAACGGCTGGGGCGAACAATCAGGCGGGAGGAGCGTGAGCGCACCGGTGATCAGCATCTCGACGCTGGCCATCCGCAGTGCGACCCTTATCGGCGGCGGCAGGCTGAGCGTCGCCGGCGCGGTCAAGGGCCAGCGGATCGACCTGCAGGTGACGGGCAGCGGCACGCTCGACGCGGCAGCGCTCGATGCCGATCAACTCAACGCCACCCTGGTCGGATCGGGCGGCATCAAGCTTGGCGGACGGGCGGCCAAGGTCCGGCTGATGACCAATGGGACGGGCGGGATCGACGCCGTACCGCTGAGGGCAGACGATCTCATCCTGCTGCTCGACGGCCCCGGTGAAATACGCGCGACCGCCCGTTTCACCGCCAACGTCACCTCGACCGGCCTGGGATCGGTTACCGTCTATGGCAAGCCGGCCTGCACGGTGAAGGCGATCGCGGGCGGCCCGGTGAGTTGCGGCAAGCAGGCCGCCCCCTAG
- a CDS encoding IS630 family transposase (programmed frameshift) produces MARPYSMDLRKRVVSAVIEEGMTRPAAAARFGVAPSSAIKWVQRVRETGSVAPGQMGGHRVGILSGANRDWLLERAATDFTLRGLVAELAERGVQVDYVQVWRFVHAEGLSFKKSVLPAEQLRPKIARRREQWKKYQGRLDPTRLVFIDETWAKTNMAPLRGWAPKGQRLHAKVPYGHWRTMTFLAALRCDRIDAPCVLDQPVNGQSFTDYVEQCLLPTLSPGDVVIMDNLSSHKQPAVRKAIRAAGARLLFLPPYSPDLNPIEQVFAKLKHLMRKAAERTHEATWRRIGTLLDAFSPAECRNYLVNSGYTST; encoded by the exons ATGGCACGACCTTATTCGATGGACCTGCGGAAGCGGGTGGTATCAGCGGTGATAGAGGAAGGGATGACGCGCCCCGCGGCAGCGGCGCGTTTTGGCGTGGCCCCGAGTTCGGCGATCAAATGGGTTCAACGCGTGCGTGAGACAGGCAGCGTGGCGCCGGGACAGATGGGCGGCCATCGTGTGGGTATCCTGTCGGGCGCCAACCGCGACTGGCTCCTGGAGAGAGCCGCCACCGACTTCACGCTGCGCGGCCTCGTGGCCGAACTCGCCGAGCGCGGGGTTCAGGTCGATTATGTTCAGGTCTGGCGCTTCGTCCATGCCGAGGGGTTGAGCTTC AAAAAAAGCGTACTGCCGGCCGAGCAACTCAGGCCGAAGATCGCCAGGCGGCGCGAGCAGTGGAAGAAGTATCAGGGCCGGCTTGACCCCACCCGGCTCGTCTTCATCGACGAGACCTGGGCGAAAACCAACATGGCACCGCTCAGGGGCTGGGCTCCCAAGGGGCAGCGGCTTCATGCCAAGGTGCCTTATGGACATTGGCGAACCATGACCTTCCTGGCGGCCCTTCGCTGCGACAGGATCGATGCGCCCTGCGTGCTCGATCAGCCCGTCAACGGCCAGAGCTTCACCGATTATGTCGAGCAGTGCCTCTTGCCCACACTCTCGCCCGGCGATGTCGTCATCATGGACAATCTGAGCAGCCACAAACAGCCGGCTGTTCGAAAGGCAATCCGCGCCGCAGGCGCCCGCCTCTTGTTCCTCCCGCCATACTCGCCGGATCTGAACCCGATCGAGCAGGTCTTCGCCAAGCTCAAGCATCTCATGCGCAAAGCCGCCGAGCGAACACATGAGGCAACATGGCGACGTATCGGCACTCTCCTCGACGCCTTCAGCCCCGCAGAATGCCGCAACTACCTCGTCAACTCAGGATACACGTCAACGTAA
- a CDS encoding DUF1489 domain-containing protein produces the protein MALHITKVAFGATGVDHLAERLLLRAEAGPVFLTTRYLPKRHEEIAGQGSLFWIIKHQLIARSPILRFGEAEGGRVAIHIDPKLILTQARPKRAHQGWRYLEDADAPADLDGDMVVGDQMPAALMGKLAGLGLI, from the coding sequence ATGGCACTGCATATTACCAAGGTTGCGTTCGGCGCCACCGGCGTCGACCATCTCGCCGAACGGCTGCTTCTCCGTGCCGAGGCCGGGCCGGTGTTCCTGACCACGCGCTATCTTCCCAAGCGTCACGAGGAGATTGCAGGGCAGGGGTCGCTGTTCTGGATCATCAAGCATCAGCTCATCGCGCGCTCGCCGATCCTGCGATTCGGTGAGGCGGAGGGCGGCCGGGTGGCAATCCATATCGATCCGAAGCTGATCCTCACCCAGGCAAGGCCCAAACGTGCGCACCAGGGCTGGCGCTATCTCGAAGATGCGGATGCGCCCGCCGATCTCGACGGCGACATGGTGGTGGGCGATCAGATGCCGGCGGCACTGATGGGCAAGCTCGCGGGGCTTGGGCTGATCTAG
- the mgtE gene encoding magnesium transporter, producing MNETELSHAEDEAETGQLDEDDRLKPEFVRAVLDAVDAGDTEAARALVEPLHPADIADLFELTPHEERADLAKAITDLLDADVFAEMNDYVREDLIDALEPHEVADIASELDTDDAVAIIEDMEEDDQKAVLRALDPDDRAAIEEALSYPEESAGRLMQRELIAVPEHWSVGDALDYLRGHEELTTDFWEIFVVGPSHKPVGTCQLSWILRAPRTVSIGDVMKREQTLVPVDMDQEEVALRFQKYALISAAVVDSGGRLVGMITVDDIVHIISEEAGEDILRLSGAGEGDINEPIRLTVRTRITWLIVNLGTAMLAASVVGLFQGEIGRFALLAVLMPIVSGMGGNAGTQTLAVVVRALATNQLTSSNTRRMIFREFSIAAANGSMLGLLIGLGTYLVFGNGDLAIVIAMAMVINNVIAGLSGVLVPVGLERAGVDPAVSSAVFVTMMTDVMGFFSFLGLATLWGLGG from the coding sequence ATGAACGAGACCGAACTGAGCCACGCCGAGGATGAAGCCGAGACCGGCCAGCTCGACGAGGACGACCGGCTGAAGCCCGAATTCGTCCGTGCCGTGCTCGATGCGGTCGATGCCGGCGATACCGAGGCTGCACGCGCGCTGGTCGAGCCGCTCCACCCGGCCGACATCGCCGACCTGTTCGAGCTGACCCCGCACGAAGAACGCGCGGATCTCGCCAAGGCGATCACCGACCTGCTCGACGCTGACGTGTTCGCCGAGATGAACGATTATGTCCGCGAGGACCTGATCGACGCGCTCGAACCGCACGAAGTCGCGGATATCGCCTCGGAGCTCGATACCGACGACGCCGTTGCGATCATCGAGGACATGGAGGAGGACGACCAGAAGGCCGTGCTCCGCGCGCTCGATCCGGACGACCGCGCCGCGATCGAGGAGGCGCTGTCCTATCCGGAGGAATCCGCCGGCCGCTTGATGCAGCGCGAGCTGATCGCGGTGCCGGAACATTGGAGCGTCGGCGACGCGCTCGACTATCTGCGCGGCCATGAGGAACTGACGACCGATTTCTGGGAGATCTTCGTGGTCGGCCCGTCTCACAAGCCGGTCGGCACCTGCCAGCTCTCCTGGATCCTGCGCGCGCCGCGCACCGTGTCGATCGGCGACGTGATGAAGCGGGAGCAGACGCTCGTCCCGGTCGACATGGACCAGGAGGAAGTCGCGCTCCGTTTCCAGAAATACGCGCTGATCTCGGCGGCGGTGGTCGATTCGGGCGGGCGGCTGGTCGGCATGATCACCGTCGACGACATCGTCCACATCATCTCCGAAGAGGCTGGCGAGGATATCCTGCGCCTGTCCGGCGCGGGTGAGGGCGACATCAACGAGCCGATCCGGCTGACCGTGCGGACGCGGATCACCTGGCTGATCGTCAATCTCGGCACGGCGATGCTTGCCGCTTCGGTGGTCGGGTTGTTCCAGGGCGAGATCGGGCGCTTCGCCCTGCTCGCGGTGCTGATGCCGATCGTTTCCGGGATGGGCGGCAATGCCGGGACCCAGACGCTCGCGGTGGTGGTGCGCGCGCTCGCCACCAACCAGCTGACCAGTTCCAACACGCGGCGTATGATCTTCCGGGAATTCAGCATCGCGGCGGCCAACGGCTCGATGCTCGGCCTGCTGATCGGGCTCGGCACCTATCTCGTCTTCGGCAATGGCGATCTCGCCATCGTCATTGCGATGGCGATGGTCATCAACAACGTGATCGCCGGCCTGTCGGGCGTGCTGGTGCCGGTCGGCCTCGAACGCGCCGGGGTCGATCCAGCCGTGTCGTCGGCGGTATTCGTGACGATGATGACTGACGTGATGGGATTCTTCTCGTTCCTCGGCCTCGCCACCTTATGGGGCCTTGGCGGCTGA